In the genome of Quercus robur chromosome 3, dhQueRobu3.1, whole genome shotgun sequence, one region contains:
- the LOC126718602 gene encoding UDP-glycosyltransferase 74B1-like — translation MEEREYRGHVVVLPYPSQGHINPLLQFAKRLSSKGVKATIATTRYTLKSICTANVGVEPISDGFDESGFAQAKNVDLFLKSFKANGSRTLSELIQKFQDSGSPVSCVVYDSFFPWALDVAKQHGIYGAPFFTNSATVSHIFCLIHHGKLSFPLKLETTPLLIPGLPPLNFPDLPSFLKLPESYPAYLAMKLSQFSNLDMADWIFSNTFEELEAEEARSISKLWPAKLIGPMVPAAYLDGRIEDDKGYGASLWEPLVEDCIKWLETKPPKSVVYVSFGSMVSLTLEQMEEIAWGLKESGLHFLWVVKESDQDKLPDGFVDSTKEIGLIVTWCNQLEMLENQAIGCFVTHCGWNSILEGLSLGVPMVGVPKWADQLTDAKFVEEIWGVGLRAKEDDKGVVRKEELVTCLKEVMEGKGSQQIKKNASKWMELAKKAVSEGGSSDKRINEFVQHLVQKDRQ, via the exons ATGGAGGAAAGAGAGTATAGAGGTCACGTTGTGGTGCTCCCATATCCAAGCCAGGGTCACATTAACCCTCTCCTCCAATTCGCAAAACGTTTATCCTCAAAAGGGGTCAAGGCCACAATAGCTACAACTCGTTATACTCTCAAGTCCATTTGTACAGCAAACGTTGGTGTCGAGCCCATCTCCGATGGGTTTGATGAGAGTGGCTTTGCACAAGCAAAAAACGTGGACTTGTTCCTTAAGTCATTCAAGGCCAATGGCTCAAGAACTCTATCTGAACTCATCCAAAAGTTTCAAGACTCTGGTTCTCCTGTGAGTTGTGTTGTGTATGATTCATTTTTCCCATGGGCTCTTGATGTTGCTAAGCAACATGGCATTTATGGAGCACCATTCTTTACCAATTCAGCCACGGTATCCCACATATTCTGTCTCATACACCATGGTAAACTTTCATTCCCATTGAAGCTTGAAACTACACCACTACTCATTCCTGGCCTACCTCCATTGAACTTTCCTGACCTACCAAGTTTTCTTAAGTTGCCAGAAAGTTATCCAGCATACTTGGCAATGAAATTAAGTCAATTTTCCAACTTGGACATGGCTGATTGGATATTTAGTAACACTTTCGAAGAATTAGAAGCCGAG GAAGCGAGAAGCATATCAAAGCTCTGGCCAGCAAAGTTGATCGGACCAATGGTCCCAGCGGCTTACTTGGATGGTCGGATTGAAGATGACAAAGGATATGGAGCAAGTCTATGGGAACCTCTTGTTGAGGATTGCATCAAATGGCTAGAAACAAAGCCACCTAAGTCAGTAGTGTATGTCTCTTTTGGAAGCATGGTCTCCTTGACATTAGAACAAATGGAAGAAATTGCATGGGGCTTGAAGGAGAGTGGCTTGCATTTCCTGTGGGTTGTAAAAGAATCTGACCAAGATAAATTGCCTGATGGGTTTGTGGACTCGACAAAAGAAATTGGTTTGATTGTGACATGGTGCAACCAACTAGAAATGCTGGAAAACCAAGCCATTGGTTGCTTTGTAACACATTGTGGGTGGAACTCAATACTTGAAGGGTTGAGCCTTGGGGTACCTATGGTGGGAGTGCCAAAGTGGGCTGACCAATTGACCGATGCAAAGTTTGTGGAGGAGATTTGGGGTGTGGGGCTAAGAGCCAAGGAGGATGATAAgggagttgtgagaaaagaagaacTTGTAACGTGTTTGAAGGAAGTGATGGAGGGAAAGGGGAGCCAGCAGATTAAGAAGAATGCTAGTAAATGGATGGAGTTGGCTAAGAAAGCAGTCAGTGAAGGAGGGAGCTCTGACAAGCGTATCAATGAATTTGTTCAGCATTTGGTACAAAAGGATAGGCAATGA